One stretch of Phycisphaerae bacterium DNA includes these proteins:
- a CDS encoding thymidine kinase — protein sequence MTDGREQGNRGSLTVVVGCMFSGKSEFLVSQLEEAARRGRATAAFKHSSDNRYCHRDIASHTGRRFRAMAVPEASRIADLAKVAEVVAIDEGQFFAEDLVDVCRELVVAGKEVLVAGLDLDSWGLPFGPMPGLAGTADRVIRLQAVCARCGRPADHTQRVAPITGQKMVGGADCYEPRCAACFEAPPIEKRC from the coding sequence GGTCGTCGTGGGCTGCATGTTCAGCGGCAAGAGCGAGTTTCTGGTTTCGCAGCTCGAGGAAGCTGCCCGACGGGGCCGGGCGACCGCCGCCTTCAAGCACAGTTCCGATAACCGCTACTGTCATCGCGACATTGCGTCGCATACAGGCCGACGCTTCAGGGCGATGGCCGTGCCGGAGGCGTCGCGAATTGCAGATCTGGCCAAGGTGGCCGAGGTGGTGGCGATCGACGAGGGGCAGTTTTTTGCCGAAGATCTGGTCGACGTCTGCCGAGAGCTGGTCGTCGCCGGCAAGGAGGTTCTTGTGGCGGGGCTGGATCTGGACTCGTGGGGCCTGCCGTTCGGACCGATGCCAGGGCTTGCAGGAACAGCCGATCGCGTCATTCGTCTTCAGGCGGTCTGCGCAAGATGTGGCAGGCCCGCGGATCACACTCAGCGAGTAGCCCCGATCACGGGCCAGAAAATGGTTGGCGGCGCTGACTGCTATGAGCCGCGGTGCGCCGCTTGTTTTGAGGCTCCGCCCATCGAAAAGCGATGTTGA